From the genome of Onychomys torridus chromosome 14, mOncTor1.1, whole genome shotgun sequence:
GTTATTAAGATGCCACTGGGTTTTGCGATTAGGGTGAAGGTGAACTTTGAGACCAGTTTCCAGTttgggtgggaaggtggggaagaAGTAGCAGGAGGTGAATGAGAGCTTGAGAGAAGCATTCCAGACAGTAAAGACCAGCAAACTGCTCTGATACATGGGAAAGAGTATTGGGGCAGCTTCCTGGGTTAAGAGGAGGTTTATTATGCCAAGCTTTAAAATGGAaacttggggttgggggtttagctcagtggtagagcgcttgcttagcttgcgcaaggccctgggtttgatcctcagctccgggagggaaaaaaaaaggataataaaatgaaatggaaactaAGCGTATTTGAAAGTTTGGATTAAAGAGGTTGTGGGCAGAATGGGCTGAAAATAGAAAGAGTCATGTGTGTGTCAAAAATCACATAGCCTTAGCTGGGCCTGGCAGTGCATGCCTGAAGGTCTCGGCACCTGGGAGTCAGAAGAGGGAGATTTAGAATGTCTAGGTGATCCTTTGCTGTGGGGCAAGTTTGAAGGGAGCCAGACTGTGGGAGGGTCTGTTCCAAATCctaggctggtgagatgactcagcgcATAAACATGTTTGCCTTGCCAGCCTGACAGGCTGAGCTTAAAGTTTGATCCTGGAAcccatagtggaagaagagagctaactataaaggttgtcctctgatctccacacgtaTGCTATGGCCTCTGtgtgcttgtgtacacacacacacacacacacacacacacacacacacacacaattattttaaaaataacagtaaaataCAAGTCTtagagctgggcttggtggtatacacctgtaattccagcctttgAGAGGCTGAATctggaggattgtgagtttgaggctggtttTGGAAATTCTTTGTAAACAAATGAACCCCCCTCACACTTTGGGAAGATATTAAGCTCTTTAAGGCAGATGAACAGCAGCAAGATACAATCATTTGAATATGGAGGGCAAAGGcagtctgtttttttgtttttgtttttcagtgaagcaggaagcATCACGCTGGCTGCTTTCCAACATGTCCTCTAACCACCCCACTTCCTGCTTCTCCCGCCTGTGTTTTATCCTCCCGTGTTGGACCAGAGCTGAACTATGTGAATGGTATATGGTCAAAGCTATGTGTTTGAAGtgaactgtgcacacacacacacacacacacacacacacacacacacacacacacgcatgtatgcTGAAATCCTTATTAGCTTCCATATTAGATCTCTTAGAATGCTCCCCCTGGGGACAGCCAGCTATCATGTAGTGGAGACACTCAGGCAGTTTACAGAAAGGCGTATGAGGAAGAGAACTGCCTGGCAGAGAATGGCCAGCAAGGAACGGAGATGAGGTGCGTGAACATGCTGAATGAGCTTTGAAGGAGATTTCATTCTAGTTGAGACATTAGGATGAGACCACTTCAAGAAAGAACCGCCTGAGTCAGTCCTGTACTCCTCCTGATTCATAGGTGGAGGGGAGAAATAGTAGAGCAGCTGATGACGTCATGAGTAGCCCAGGCGTGGACCGGACAAGGCGAGCTGAAGTCCTGAGAGACCTAATCAGGTGGCAGTTAACTTATGCAGACCTGAGAGCTGGTTCTTTGGGGCAGGTAATCTGTATTTGGCGTGTGTCCAAATGAGTCTTTTAAATGAGAGTAAAAAGTggaatgagccgggcggtggtggtgcacgcctgtaatcccaacactcgggaggcagaggcaggcggatctctgtgagttcgaggccagcctggtctataaagcgagttccaggacaggctccaaagctacagagaaaccatgtctcaaaaaaacaaaaaagcaaaaaaacaaaaacaaaaacaaaaaaagtggaatGAAAGGAGAAGCTAAAACAAGAGTTGAAATTGGCATTGTCAAGGCAGAGTAGCTCATTTGccagagtatttgcctagcatgccggGGAGCTCTGGGTCTGATTCCTAGCACTGACTAAACCAAGTATGGTGacctgtgcctgtaatcccagcactcaggaggtggaggcagcaggagaATTGTACATTCAAGGacagactggagagctggctctacCTTCAAAGactagactcacaaccaaaatgtcaagaaattcaaggttatctttgAACCAAGGTGtgccaggtcagcctgggatacacaacaCCCTGTCCCTCATCATCAGTCAATCAACTGGTGTTGATTCTCGGCAAAAATTGACACCAAACACTATGCATGGCTCTGcaaagaatttttaagttttgtcCACAATTTCTGAGTTAGTGGGAATTGCTGCTTTCTCTCCCTACTTAAtaaggtgttttctttttttgtgtgtttttgtttgttcgttttcaagacagggtttctccgtgtaagccctggctgtcctggaacccgctttgtagaccaggttggtctcaaattcacagacatctgcctgcctctgccccttcagggattaaaggcgtgctaaACTAGGAAGATACTTTCAGCTCCCTGATGTTAAACTCTGTTCTCCCGGACCCATGCCTGTCTATGTCCCTCTCAATGCAGATTCTGCGTTTTTCTCCTTCAGGTTCAGCCCTTCTCTTTCACACTGCTTATCTTAATTCTTGCCACCATCCAGACGTCTCTGGCCTTGGTGATAAGGACACTGAAAATTTGTCAGTGCTGGTTTCTGTTTGGATCCCTGGTGCCACTCAATGCACAGTGACCAGAGCCTAAGAAGGGAAGTCAGGAATAGGGATAGTTGAGGAGAAAgattgttttccattttcaaacaTGTTAGAACACTTCTGTGGGAGACAGGGGGTAGGAGACAGTTTGTAATGTCTTTAACATGGTCCTTCTGCACAATGGCTTAAGATGGCAGCTGTCTGTGTCTGGAGGGCTAGTGAGGAAGTACATAGGCACCCTGAATAGAGTTTTTTTCGGTGTTAAAGTAGTTCCCTATGATTGTCCTAATCAGgcctgagtgaggagacaagacAGAGCCAGACGACGAAGTTTAGACAGATCACAGTTGGGCACAACAGTTCTTTAAGCCCTTTCTAGCAAATAGAGCTCCTCATCAGACCATTTAAATCAAAATTCCTGCCAGTAGGGATTCAGGCAGCAGGATGGTATAAACACAGCACAGGTGACGCCATCTGAGAACTGCAGGTGGTTTGGTTATCCACGTGACCATTATAGAGTACTTAGGTTAGGCCCAGATGACGGtaacccccaaaagaccaccactgAGACCAAAtaccatatgtaaaagcaaagagcctttattgaaGTTCAAGCTTGGACTCTCCATGTGTCTGATGCGATAAGATCAGAGAGTGCCGAGCCCAGGCAGgatggggtttttatcatagtagaGGTTGGAGGTGAGGGGATtttcagggttcaggaccctgattggctagGGGAATCTTGGGAAAAGGGAAAGGGTGTATGCTTGGGCTAAAGGACACCTGGTGATAGCTTACAAGGGTTGGAATGTCTGGAATGtgaggtatttccccttagatgccgGCCCTGGCTGGGTGGGGTCaacttatggcttttcctggggacTGGGTGGTATCTGCCAATAAGCCCgatcatggcagctgtgtggtcaagctgttctTGGCCCCCCACACTTACACAAGCCTAGACAGAAGAACAGGTGTGTGAGCTGCTGCAGTGTGACATGGTTGGCCGTTACACAGGGGGGCCAGTTATTTTTTGcccacttgacacaaactagagtcatttggcAAGAGGGAGCCTCCATTGAGGTGATGTCTCCATCTGATCAGGTGGTAGGCAGGTCTGTGGGGGTATTGTGTTTATTAAtggttgatatgggagggccaagcccactgtAGGCAGTGgcacccctgggcaggtgctTCTGGGCTGTCTAAGAAAGGAGACTGAGCAAGGCCTGGAGATGAGCCAGCAAGCATCATTCctgcatggtctctgcttcagttcctgccccgacttccttTCCTGATGGACTGTCAACTATAGgctaaaataaagcctttccttcccaagtgttTGGTTAGTATTTTATTACactaatagaaagcaaactaagacacacagtaaaatatcttcaacaaagtAAGTCGAGGTACACTCTAGACCCACAGTACTAAACACCTAGTCATTTATTTCCATGATCAAGTACTGTATACCGTACAGTACTGTGTGTACTCTATGCCTGCCGGCAGGGCTGGCTTGTTTATACCAGCATCGCCACAAACATGTGAGGAATGCATTGTGCAGAGACGCAGTCCCGGCTAGTACACCTCACTAGGCAATAGGAATTTTCAGCTTTGTTGTGTGATGTTTCTTGGgtcaagaaatagaaacatctaTTTACCTAAGTGAAAGGGCTCCAGTGGACCGAAAGGAGCCCACTTAGCTCCAGCTTGGTGAGCCAATGAGCTTGTTGGGGTTACTTAAGGGAGTATGCAtgattcaaaggcagctgcaACCAGAAAGCCTCCTCTCTAGTAATTATTTACTACTTACACAACCTTAGAGAGGGGCCTCATCCTGAGAGTCCCCTTGCAGGAGATCAAGAGCAGCTCTTATCCTAGACAGCAATGTCCAACCCAGAGAAAACAGCTTGATCATAACCAGAGAGGGCGACTCTCAAATACTGTGGTCTACAGTGGACAGAAATGAAATGTCTGTATTGTATGACTCTAGTGCCTTGggtattttaaatattatgtaggtatttttaatttaaaaaaaaatcagtatttaacAAGAGAAAGATAGGCCTGTAGGGGTGAATCTGAGTCAAAAACagaacatttttctcttccctccctccctccctcctcccctccctccgtccctccctgcctctctctccttccttttcttttctttttttttttttttcagatggtctcactatgtagttctggctgaccctgaactcactatgtagagcaggctggccttgaactcacaaatactTGACACCTCCATCTCAGAAGTGCTAGGACTAGAAGggtgtgctaccatgtccagccagtttcttttcttttctttttttttgttttttgttttttgtttttccgagacagggtttctctgtagctttggaggctgtcctggaactcactttgtagaccaggctgactttgaactcacagagatccacctgcctctgcctcccaagtgctgggattaaaggtgtgcaccactgcctggctagtttcatttttgacacagggtctcattcaTTTTGTTAGCCCAGGCTGAATTCTAATGCTTGGGAATCATCTTGCTTCCGTCCTCTGAGGTGTGGGGATTATAGGCAAAACCCTGAATGTTTTAAAATCCCAAAAGCATTATTTCAGGATAGTTATTCTTTTGAGACGTCATTtgggctcagtggctaagaacatgtactgttcttccagaagacctaagtttgattccctggttctcactatgtagccttgactggcctggaactttctatgtagactaggctgtcttcaaactcagagacctgactgcctccagagtgctgggattaaaggcatgtgacaccacacccatcttgtcttttttttttcctaccgcTGGGACTTTTTAGAATCTGGTGAAATTTAGGAaactgtcaaaacaaaaacaaaaacaaaaacaaacaaaaacaaacaaacaaacaaaaaagccagaaatTAAACAGACTATCTGGTCAGATTGAAGAGTTTCCTCAGGAATGTAATAATGCGAGGTCAAGTGGAAAAACAGCAAACACTTGCCTGCACATGACCATGAATATATTGaaacagaaataatggaaatGGATACAATTCTACAAAAACATTGTGATACTAAAATTATGTGCAGAAGGATGGCACATATCTTGAAAACAGAACTGTGCttatagaagaaaaatcaaatgctTAGTAGTGTTACTCTTTTAAAAGTTAGCAGTAgagatttaaaatattacatctattttttttttcttttcagatgtaTTAACAGTGTATGCATCacggggcaatggtggcacatgcctttaatcccagcacttgggaggcagagacagacagagacagtcagcctcgtctacagagtgaattctgggacagctagggctatgcagagaaaccctgtctctttctttttctttctttaatttttattttccagagctgaggactgaacccagggccttgcgcttgctaggcaagccctctaccactgagctaaatccccaaccctgaaaccctgtctcaaacaagcaaacaaacaaacaaatcctgaAAAATCGATGAAATTTAAGTCAGTATCCACAAGTTAAATTTGTTTCTAACACAAGGGcttctgttcatttatttactgtttaGGACTGCTGTCACTGTTCAATGGTATGCCAAAGTAATTGCAGCAGAGGTCATGTGGCCCACAAACCTGAAACTGTTTACTGTTTGGCCCTCTCCAGAAAATCATTTGACAAAGCCCTAAACATTAGACTCTTTAAGCTGCTCCATGAATGCTCTACCCAACTTGTCTTTGCAGAGTTGATTCCATCTTTACTTTTCAGAGATATTTACttcaattataaaaagaaaaatattcaggaGGGGAAATTATTGGAAAAAGAAAGTACTCCTAATCTTGTCTTACCCCAGTTGGCCCTCACCAAACTAACCTCTGGTTATATTTTGCTGTATTTTCCTGGGTGCTTACTGTTTTTCCCGGtacacattgttttgttttgggagacaggatttcttatCTTTTTGTTGCCCTTGTGTGGAGGACTGAATCCCAGGGCCtcttacatgctaggcaagtactctacttcTGAATTACACCCCAGCACAAGAaggcttttttggttgttttttgtttttccctcagatagagtttctctgtgtagccccagatGTCCTAAGACTTTATAGACTACCCTggactcaagagatctgcctgacactgcctccctaatgctgggatcaaagatgtgcccCACCATGTCCAGGGACTGGGGTTGTAATTTAAGGGTAGAACTgttgtttagtgtgtgtgagaCCCTGAGTTTGAGTCTGCACCACTCAGAAATAATGTGGTTTTAACATATCAACACATTTcgtctttctcctctcccttggTGCTGCCGTTggctggaactcattatgtagtcacagagaacctcctgcctgtctcccaagcgctgggattgaaagcatgcTTATTCACCATGCCTAGCTACAGTAAGCTTTCTAATCAACTCCCTACAGCTTCAAGAAGTGTGACCCCATTTCTGGGAAGAGGGGGTGGCTAGCAGATCTGTGATGTGTGGATAATAAACTTCCTCTTAATTTGTGATCTCTGCATCTTTTTTCCTCTAGTAAAGATATGTTATTTGCTTGGACGTCTTTGGAAAAGATGCCCAGGCACCTATAGAATGACTTGGGGGAGAAAAATGTTCATACAAACACGGGTCtataccaggtggtggtggcacactttatttttttgttttgttttgttttgttttgttttgtttttcaagacatggtttctctgtgtagctttggcacctttcctggatctccctctgtagaccaggctggccttaaactcacagagatcctcctgcctctgtctcccgagtgctgggattaaaggcgtgtgccaccaatgcccagagtgagttccaggacagactccaaaactacacagagaaactcttgtcttgggagtaaaaaacaaaaacaaattttaaaaaaatgcaggtTATAAATAGttgtcccctcccccaggcaTTTCTGGAATGATACATAGTGTTCTCCAGCATGTGTTGTACATGCACTTGTATGCCTTTTTGCTTGTGTGTGGGGCAGAGGTGAAGCTCATgtatctttctcaatcactctccatcttacATGGGCAAGGTCTTTCACTTGATCTCAGAACTCGTTGATTCTGCTAGTCCAGCTAGCCAGCTGAAATTTTTTCCAGCAAGCCGAGTCCAAGAGAGGCACTATGGCTTCACTCACTATAGCCGAGTCCAAGAGAGGCACTATGGCCTCACTCACTATAGCCGAGTCCAAGAGAGGCACTATGGCCTCACTCACTATAGCCGAGTCCAAGAGAGGCACTATGGCTTCACTCACTATAGCCGAGTCCAAGAGAGGCACTATGGCTTCACTCACTATAGCCGAGTCCAAGAGAGGCACTATGGCCTCACTCACTATAGCCGAGTCCAAGAGAGGCACTATGGCCTCACTCACTATAGCCGAGTCCAAGAGAGGCCTAATGGCCTCACTCACTATAGCGAGTCCCAAGAGGAGGCTATGGCCTCACTTACTATATGCCGAGTCCAAGAGAGGCACTATGGGCTTTCACTCACTATAAGCGAGTCCAAGAGAGGCACTAATGGCTTCACTCACTATAGCCGAGTAAGAGAGGCAGCTATGGCCTCACTCACTATAGCCGAGTCCAAGAGAGGCACTATGGCTTCACTCACTATAGGAGCGTTTCTTATCCCTCATTCTCAATTTCACTGTTTCATCACGTAAAGATCCCTCCATTAACAGAAGACCATTCAGCTCCTTAGACTTTGCCAAACAAAAGCCCCAGCACTCAAAGAGGAATTCTTTTGAGCCTCAAGGAACACTCTCGCCTTGAAGCACTTTGCTAAGAACAATTTGCAGGCCTGGTAGGTCAGACCTCTAATTCTAGCACACTGAAGGCGGGGACGGGTGGACTTCAGTTGCGTTCACGGTTAGCCAGGGCTGCTTAATGAGACAGTGTGTAAatgacttttgttgtttttgttgttcgaggcagggtttctctgtgtagcttttggagcctgtcctggatctcgctctgtagaccaggctggcttcgaacttacagagatccacctgcctctgcctcccgagtgctgggattaaaggcgtgcgccacgaccGCCCGGcgtaaatgaatttttttttttttttggccggagctgaggaccgaacccagggccttgcgcttgttaagcaagccactgagctaaatccccaaaccccgtaaatgaattttttaaaagtgcataaagttaaaaaaaaacaaacgggTGTTTCTGTAAAGCCTGGGTTTCTTTTAACCTGGTAACCTTCGAGGTAGCTAAGAAAAGCTTTGgatacatcttttttctttttttttttttttggtttttttgagacggggtttctctgtgtagctttgcgcctttcccggaactcactcggtagcccaggctggcctcgaactcagagattgcctcccaagtgctgggattcaaggcgtgcgccaccaccgccgccaccgcccggcatggATACATCTTTTTGTATCCAAAGTCGTGTCACAGTGTATTTTGAGGTGCCCAGCAAACGCTGCCGACCCTCGCACGCCCTTCCACCCACAGACCACCCGCCGCAGCcgcctggggggagggggtgtcacCGAAAGGAAACCCCGCCCCACTGGGACTTCCGGCTCTGCGGAAACTTCCGTTCTTGGCTCCAACCGGGCGGCACCCGAGCTTCTGGGACCGCCCTGGAAGTGACGTCGGCACGTCCCTTCCATTTTGTGCAACGCCCGAGCTGCTAAGTGCGTCAGTTGTGGAGAGACGTAGACGAGTTGAGGTCGGGTCTGTAGGGAGGCAGACAGCTCCGTCGCAGACTACGGACCTCTCCGGGTCTCAGCCGCCAAAGACCGTGTCCGGTAGGTGAGTGGCTCGCTTTGAGGGCAAGGCTTCTCGGATCGAGGCTTCTTCATGGCCGCTCGGGTCGCGAGTGCCAGGCCGGGGCTTCGCTCTTTGCGGAGGACGGCGTCTAGAGAGCGCAGTTGATTGAGGTGGGCGCTGGGGCACGTCTCCCCTTGGGTGTTGCTTGAGGGGGACACAAGGCGGAAGGGCGGGCGTGGGGGGGAGGTGACGGCGGCGTGTGTAGGGGGAAGCCGCGCGCTTCTCCCCGCCTCCCTTAGGTGCTCTTGGCCGGCCTTGTGCGCCGGGAGCCGGCCTTGCCCGGGGCCGCCAGGGCTTCCCTTCTGGCCGGCAGGCACGGCGCTCCGGGGGCCTGGGGACGTGAGTTAGGCTGGCTCGCTCCTCCCCCGCCGCGGACTCGGCCGCCGCCATTTTGTGCAGCGAACGCGCCCGTGGCCGACTGCGCAAGCTCGGCGGTGGCGTCGCGAGATTCCGGCTTGTGACGCTCGGGGAGGCCGCGACGCGTGCGCGGCCGGCTCCTATTGGACAAGGCCCGGCGGAGGGCGGGGCCGGCTTCGCCCGCAGTTCTCGGCGTTCCCTAACTGCGGCAGATGGGAGGGGGCCGGGCAGCCGGGAACGGAGCGCGCCTGCGCAGTCGGGAAAGGCGGCCACCGGGCGCTGCGGTCGGCAGTGGCGTGGAACCTGGGAAGAGGGTCGTTTGAGGAGTTGAGTTTGGAGTGTGAGGGGCCCGGTACGACGGCTGTAGTAGTTGGGAACCGTTGTCGGGCTCTTGTTAAGTAAGTGTCCCCCTGTGCCGGTCACTGATGCTGTCTCGGTTGATTGACTTGTCTTTTAACAGGAAGCACTAGCCGGGCATCATGAGTGGCTGTCGAGTGTTCATCGGGAGACTAAACCCAGCAGCGAGGGAGAAAGACGTGGAACGATTCTTCAAGGGTTATGGACGGATCAGAGATATTGATCTGAAAAGAGGTTTTGGGTTTGTGGTGAGTATTTTCGAGCTGAGTGACTTCTCGGTCAAGGAGTGGGTtgaggatagccagggctacacagagaaagcctgcctcggaaaaacaaaacaaaacacacacacaaaaaataggtAGAGccttgtggtggcgcacgcctttaatcccagcactcgggaggcagaggcaggtggatctcggagtgagatccaggacaggctccaaaactacacagagaaaccctgtctcgaaaaacaaaaacaggtagaGCATTTGTGATGTGGGCGATGATTTTAAGCTGATTGAATTCATGtgtaaatccccccccccccaaaaaaaaacaaaaaacaacgcACCCTTGAGTGAGTGAGCTCTATTAAGAAAGGATTAAAAATAGTGACTGGTTGGAACCCATTTCCAGTCACCTCTTGGTTAGGTTTATGTGTATTTGAGATTAAGGTATATCTCATTCTAACTCTGTTCATGATTTTAATACTCTGTAGAATGCATGTCCAAAAGCTCTAAGTGCCTTACTGTAATGTCAATTTTAGGAATTTGAGGACCCAAGGGATGCAGATGATGCTGTTTATGAACTTGATGGAAAAGAACTTTGCAGTGAAAGGTAGGCATGATCAGTTTATAGTTAATTTATCCAGGGTAATGGAGCAAGCTGTCTGTGTAGTATTTAAGTGCTCTTGTATGTAGTATAAGCATGTAATAGGCATTTTACATGTCTTCATAGAGTTACAATTGAACATGCTCGTGCTCGGTCTAGAGGTGGGCGAGGAAGAGGACGATACTCCGACCGTTTTAGTAGTCGAAGACCACGAAATGATAGACGGTATGTGGTGGGCAAATGGCCTCTAGTGTTTTGGATAGGAACCATTAGCAGTATATCGTTCTGAGACATGTTCACATACTGAGAACCCAGAAACTTGATGGAAGTGCTTGAATCAGTGTTTGGCTGCTTAAACCGGGCAGTAAAATGTGTCATGGCACATAGCATCTGACACTGCTTATTTTCTTCCTCAGAAATGCTCCCCCTGTAAGAACAGAAAATCGACTTATAGTTGAGAATTTATCCTCAAGAGTCAGCTGGCAGGTTTGTTGAAATACAGTTTTGAGTTATTttaatgtggcatttaaaatgttaatgggtagttaatgttttattaatatattaaaacttttatcttaaattaatggATTTAATTGAACTATACTTTTAAACTTTAATTAATTGTAACTGGGGGATGTTTCAGATTTTAATATTAGTGATCAAATGTAATTGTTTTGAGGttattttttcaatgtttttaaaaatcaattttaaccAAATATTAAACCCTTTATTTGCCAGCCTATCTGTGTCGTTGGCCTTATGACGAGGAGTGCCTGTGGGTTATCCTAATCGTTGTCTTGGTCACTCTTGGTTGGGCCTGGTTGACTTTGCCAGTCAGCTCCTACAGTGATCAGTTGGCCACCTCTAGATCTGTGTTTGCCGGTCTAGACGTAATCGGTGCACTTACTTGAAGTGCCGGGTTGCAGCGATCCCAGAACGTTGATAACGTGATCTGATCCCTAAGTTGAGAGCTGTCTTCCTGTAACGCTTCCGAATAAGAGGTCCTGGTCGAAAGAGTTGAAAGATACGCAATTAGTTGGTCGTTGGAATCCTGATCGCAGTAAAGTGGTCCTTGGTAACTGCACAAGAGTAAAACATGTCTGCATCGCCAGTAGTCTGCTAATAGGGAGGGCTGTGCGATGAAAGGCTTCCATCGATTGGGTAGTATCCTTCAAGTGGGTGGCGAAGAGCCAGTCGGGCCTATGTCATGAAGGTTTCTCCGACCGCTTAATGGTTTGCTGCTTGACTAGCCTAGGGAAATGTTAATAAAGgtaaagtaaatttttttaatgacatatgGGGCACAAAATAACTGGTGTcttgtaaatgttttttttttataaatataaaactagTCTTTAAAACATGTactgttccttttttgtttttttttttgttgtttgttttgtttttttgtttgtttccccctTTTGTACTGAGCTCAGTTAAACTAATACTAGAATGTTAAAAATTGGAATTTTCCTCTAGCATTTTGCTTAAAAGCAATATGCTATTTGCTTATTTCGTGCCCTGGCATAATTTTTGAACTCTGATAGAATACAAGTGTGGTATATGCCATGTTTGTACTTTATCTAACAACTTCTCTTTCAGTAGTCTTGTTTTATACCATGTGGTTGTTTGTCTGTCATTTTGCCCTTTCTCTCCTTAACATAATTGTCTTGTGTTAAGGATCTCAAAGATTTCATGAGACAAGCTGGGGAAGTAACCTTTGCGGATGCACATCGGCCTAAACTAAATGAAGGGTGAGTGTGCACTGG
Proteins encoded in this window:
- the Srsf5 gene encoding serine/arginine-rich splicing factor 5 isoform X2, with protein sequence MSGCRVFIGRLNPAAREKDVERFFKGYGRIRDIDLKRGFGFVEFEDPRDADDAVYELDGKELCSERVTIEHARARSRGGRGRGRYSDRFSSRRPRNDRRNAPPVRTENRLIVENLSSRVSWQDLKDFMRQAGEVTFADAHRPKLNEGVVEFASYGDLKNAIEKLSGKEINGRKIKLIEGSKRHRSRSRSRSRTRSSSRSRSRSRSRRSKSYSRSRSRSRSRSKSRSGSRSPVPEKSQKRGSSSRSKSPASVDRQRSRSRSRSRSVDSGN
- the Srsf5 gene encoding serine/arginine-rich splicing factor 5 isoform X1, whose translation is MSGCRVFIGRLNPAAREKDVERFFKGYGRIRDIDLKRGFGFVEFEDPRDADDAVYELDGKELCSERVTIEHARARSRGGRGRGRYSDRFSSRRPRNDRRNAPPVRTENRLIVENLSSRVSWQDLKDFMRQAGEVTFADAHRPKLNEGVVEFASYGDLKNAIEKLSGKEINGRKIKLIEGSKRHSRSRSRSRSRTRSSSRSRSRSRSRRSKSYSRSRSRSRSRSKSRSGSRSPVPEKSQKRGSSSRSKSPASVDRQRSRSRSRSRSVDSGN